In a single window of the Rhopalosiphum padi isolate XX-2018 chromosome 1, ASM2088224v1, whole genome shotgun sequence genome:
- the LOC132924375 gene encoding protein asteroid codes for MGIPGLTSFINRNSTQYFETLQLKDTLVIIDGYALTNFLYRLYENQTSAFGGDYDVIAKVYIDFINLLTRCNVIPIFVFDGAYEQRKMETIMSRMSQRIQSYGQPIKSAECMPMFGSDVIFDILNDMDIPHINCDFEADAEIVALAKLLNCPVISRDSDFFINTVPYIPLDKIIFDLNSNVNMINCQVYKVEKLLNEFGGLNVDYLPLVAALLGNDYIRQDTFCSLLRLNPGCFNCGLKLKRITEWLRKQQDIKSAISNMTYNLSRNSNYIKDQINNIIKDYKNINSKYLSFILQYKRMSTYQNQLKHLQSSEKSILPSWLEYHYRRGTVNAEVMTIITLKKIFFKVQIEDYEKFPYYEISFKIVEKIIGLLFGKGDSIPSLGRKNGLNIGQYKIKRYITNPYVPLADLNKSELNYRKNIILNLVGIKKIDSVPKEWELFVLILIYWAVHSNNIKSKHMHALIVCAITFNVVKKIEIDPKNKNTEDIEDKSGIRENITKVNKEDCIKAMSLLSNYFQIDQYNNKHLYYKIIHSFAQFQSCVYFFMILNSLLDFPFEQCRIENFYKGTFLYNLCVHMENCDPEIFVSHKLFEKIDSLNNVYKSIINLINVLLPVPKKRATVTHSTSKCSKPKGKTEKKLK; via the coding sequence ATGGGTATTCCAGGTCTGACATcatttataaatcgtaattcAACGCAATATTTTGAAACTCTACAACTCAAAGACACTTTGGTTATAATAGATGGTTATGCTTTAACAAATTTTCTATACAGGTTATATGAAAATCAAACAAGTGCTTTTGGCGGAGATTATGACGTTATAGCAAAGgtatatatagattttattaactTGTTAACAAGATGCAATGTAATACCAATTTTTGTATTTGACGGTGCGTACGAACAGCgtaaaatggaaacaatcatGAGTCGAATGAGCCAAAGAATACAATCATATGGCCAACCTATTAAGTCTGCTGAATGTATGCCTATGTTTGGTAGTGATGTCATATTTGATATTCTTAATGACATGGATATACCACACATAAATTGTGATTTTGAAGCTGATGCAGAAATTGTTGCATTGGCAAAGTTATTAAATTGTCCTGTTATAAGTCGGGActctgatttttttataaatacagtacCATATATACCATTGGACAAGATTATCTTTGATTTAAATTCTaatgtaaatatgataaattgtcAAGTATATAAAGTTGAAAAATTACTGAATGAATTTGGTGGATTAAATGTTGATTATTTACCTTTAGTGGCTGCATTATTAGGTAATGATTACATAAGACAAGACACATTTTGTTCGCTCTTACGATTAAACCCAGGCTGTTTCAACTGtggattaaaacttaaaagaatCACAGAATGGCTTAGAAAACAACAAGATATAAAATCAGCTATATCAAATATGACTTATAACTTATCTCGTAACAGTAACTACATCAAAgatcaaataaataacattataaaagactataaaaatataaatagcaaATACTTATCATTCATTCTTCAATACAAAAGGATGAGCACATATCAAAACCAGTTAAAACATTTACAATCAAGTGAAAAAAGTATACTACCTTCTTGGTTAGAATATCACTATCGTAGGGGTACTGTAAATGCTGAAGTTATgacaattataacattaaaaaaaatattttttaaagtacaaattgAAGATTATGAAAAATTTCCTTATTATGAGATATCCTTCaaaattgtagaaaaaataattggatTATTATTTGGAAAGGGTGATTCAATTCCTAGTTTAGGAAGAAAAAATGGACTTAATATAggtcaatacaaaataaaacgatatatAACTAACCCTTATGTACCATTAgctgatttaaataaaagtgaatTAAATTAccgcaaaaatataattttaaatttagttggtataaaaaaaattgacagtGTTCCAAAAGAATGGGAgttatttgttttgattttaatttactggGCAGTACAttccaataatataaaatccaaaCATATGCATGCCTTAATTGTATGTGCAATAACATTTAACGTcgtcaaaaaaattgaaattgatccaaaaaataaaaatactgaagATATTGAAGACAAAAGTGGCATAAGAGAAAATATCACTAAAGTAAATAAAGAAGATTGTATTAAAGCTATGAGTctgttatcaaattattttcaaattgaccaatataataacaaacatttatattataaaattattcactcATTTGCACAATTCCAaagttgtgtttatttttttatgatactcAACTCATTACTGGATTTCCCATTTGAACAGTGtcgaattgaaaatttttataaaggaacatttttgtataatttgtgtGTACACATGGAAAATTGTGATCCAGAAATATTTGTGTCACATAAACTGTTTGAAAAAAtagattcattaaataatgtttacaaatcaataataaaccTTATAAATGTACTATTGCCAGTTCCAAAAAAAAGAGCAACTGTAACACATAGTACTAGTAAATGTTCAAAACCAAAAGGCAAAACAgagaaaaaacttaaataa